A region from the Oceanidesulfovibrio marinus genome encodes:
- a CDS encoding DVU_1557 family redox protein: MQHFPEIIARYEGWVCQKCNEPLVPGKTQLAYLGSVFDVELPVCPKCGMFIVPEELAMGKILEVEQVLEDK; encoded by the coding sequence ATGCAGCATTTTCCTGAAATCATAGCCCGCTACGAAGGCTGGGTGTGCCAGAAGTGCAATGAACCACTCGTGCCGGGCAAGACCCAGCTCGCCTACCTGGGCAGCGTCTTTGATGTGGAGCTGCCGGTCTGCCCCAAGTGCGGCATGTTCATCGTTCCGGAGGAGCTCGCCATGGGCAAGATACTCGAGGTGGAGCAGGTCCTGGAGGACAAGTGA